The genome window AAGCTTTTTCATTTTCTCTAAAGGTTCTCTGTAAATCTCATGGAATGCCTGTCCGAATTTCGTCTTAAACTCTGCCCCTGATATTCCTTCTATTTTACGGAGTCCCAGGAACACGAATTCTTCCATCATCTCTTCCCTGCCAAGCCTGTCTCCATGGAACTTGTCCGTAAAATGTCTGCGGTACTCTTCTATGTCAGCCGGATTGGAGTACCGCGCGTCCCGAAATAAAGAAGCGGCCCCCACTCCGAATCCCAGATAGGGCACCCTCTCCCAATAGCCCAGATTATGACGGCATTCATAGCCCGGCTTTGCATAGTTGGAAATCTCATACCGCTCATATCCGTATTCCGAGAGCAGCTCTTTGGTCCTATGGTAAATCTTCCGCTCCTCTTCCTCCCCGGGCAGAGCAGGCCGCCCCTCTTCTGCTTTGTCCCGCCCTGCATCTTTCTCAAATTCCGTTTTCTGTCCTTCTTCGCCGAACCAATCATAAAATAACGTTCCCGGCTCAATGATCAGACTATATGCAGAAATATGCTCCGGTGCAAGATTCGCCACGCTTCGAAGGCTGTCTTCCCAGCTCTCTAAAGTCTGCCCCGGGATCGCGGAGATCAGATCCACATTGATATTCTGAAACCCTGCCTTCCTCGCCATTTGGTATGACCGGAGAAATTCCTCGTAGGTGTGAATCCGCCCCAGCATTTTAAGTTCCTCGTTATGAACGGACTGCAGCCCGATGCTAAGGCGGTTTATTCCCGCCCGCCTATATGCC of Roseburia hominis contains these proteins:
- the hemW gene encoding radical SAM family heme chaperone HemW; translated protein: MRKPLELYIHIPFCVKKCAYCDFLSAPSTAAQRAEYVDLLCEEIRVCGEELRKEGKKDGEASCEVTTVFFGGGTPSILSTEQIEQIMTTLRGAFTFGENVEISLEMNPGTVTEEKLMAYRRAGINRLSIGLQSVHNEELKMLGRIHTYEEFLRSYQMARKAGFQNINVDLISAIPGQTLESWEDSLRSVANLAPEHISAYSLIIEPGTLFYDWFGEEGQKTEFEKDAGRDKAEEGRPALPGEEEERKIYHRTKELLSEYGYERYEISNYAKPGYECRHNLGYWERVPYLGFGVGAASLFRDARYSNPADIEEYRRHFTDKFHGDRLGREEMMEEFVFLGLRKIEGISGAEFKTKFGQAFHEIYREPLEKMKKLGFMEVSGDRIALTEAGIDVSNAVFVEFLF